The DNA region TCGCAGCAAACGCTTCTCTTCACGTATCTTACAGATGGTTTGGAGCTGTTGAGTAAAACTGTTTTTGTAACTAAGCAGCAGAAGTGCAAAACAAACAGGGGAGCATGGTATTCCTGTATTCTGCTAACACTGTAAGGCATGGTGTTGGAGACAGGCACTTCAGCGAGAGGCAGATTTCTCTAAATAAAGCCGCTTAAGACGGCCGACGGTGTTGGTGAAAGGAATCCAACTATAATCACAATGTGGGACTTTTTTTAGAGACACTGACAGAGAATGACAAAAAGAAGTCACACTGATTTATATTATAGTGCCAACGTGGAGGGTTTACAGATCAAATAGCTTCTGTGGTGCTCTACTAAGTTTGGcctctaaaaataaaagcatgccCACTCACAAACACCTCGTCTCCCACAGGATTTCAAATTGAAGCAGCAACAGATTAGATTTAAAACTGATTATAATGCAGAAAACTGAACATGAGCACAGATTTAAATCAGTTTTGCATCAACTATGTTGCATGTCGAGAACCTTCAAATGTCGTTGAGGCCTTGTGGGGATCTGTGAGCCAGCTCCAAACTGTCTATTGATTATTTCTACACGGAGAAAGCTTGTATTGTCGTATGGACGCTCCCTCGGGGACGCTGGTTGAACTTGTGAAGTTATAccgtctctctcttcttcctctgtcactcCCTGCATTCTCAACTGTTCAGTTTATCGCGGCAAAAATTAATTTTCGAGTCACCACCGACCCCGTGGGGCGTCAAACCTCCGTGCTTTTATCAAGGAATCTTTATTTAATCTGGATTCATCATCAGTGTCTTCACCTATTTCCCAAGGAAGCGTCCACTTGTGCTGATGCGTACAGTTTGTAATGGAAGAAaggattgttttatttcatcatgtCCTAAAAGCTGGATCCTTTAGAGACTTTCTTtctccactgcacacacacacacacacacacacacacacacacacacgtctgtttCTCCCCTCTTTGCATTCTGACACTGTCATGCATTAttgtttctctccttctctaaACTCCCCCCCTCCACTCTATTGTCCCCGTTCtctcttgttttgtgtttctgcaagGCCACGTTTCCCGTCTGATGCGGTGCCGGAGAGAATGAAACAACACTATTAAGAGGTGATGAAAGAGGCCTGAATATTTCCCACCTAATCTTGTCTTCACAGCTCACAGCTCACAGAAGGCAtcctgcttgtttttgtttggctGGCAGATAATCCAATCAGAGAGGGGCCAGGCGGGCTGTGATACAGTggggagcagagcagagaaatatGGTGACAGGCTCACCGTTCCCTGTCCTCTCTGCTTTATGTGACTAGCAGGCTGCTTGCTTGGTCAGCCGGCCGGTCGCTAGCCGTAGTACATGAGTGGGTGATTTAATGCCGGATACACGAGCGACTGGCTGAGCCGGCTGAACAAACAGGTGCCTTTCTCCTGTGCTGAATATTTCAGCGGGAGCTCCACCTTGAAAAGGCAAAGCTGCAATGTTGGGTTTCCCAAAACAGTTCAGAAAaaagttcatcatcatcagttgtTTCCAGTAAAATTCAGCTGATCAGGTCTTTTCTGGCTTTAGCAGTGCCCATAACTGTGGTTGGTATGTTATCGGTTGAATGAGGATGTCAGCCATGATGAAGTCTCTTTCTAAGTGTGCGTGGAAATGTGGTTTTTAGTCGTGTTTGTGTTGAGTGTTGAAGTTTGTgaatatgtgcatgtgagtgttcTTCCCACATACAGACTGTCTCTAAGCTCTTAATAGACCTGCGCTGCGTGTGGGATCATCTCTACAAGGCTCTCTGCTCGCAGCTCCAGGCTTGGATATCACTCTCGTAGGAGTTTTTGTTTATCTGCTATAATAGGACTGGACCAAAGTCGGGCTTTATTCCAACTCTTTTTCAATTAGACACCTGTTATGTGTATTAAAGACTTGTCAGCGCCCATGTTTATTCTGCTtcatgaaggtgtgtgtgtgtgggtgctcCTCTATTTTTGTGAGTCTTGAATCTTTTGCAGAATGATCCCATTCTGGTTGACTGTTTCACCTTCGAGGGGCAGTTTTAGTGTCGGGACTTGGGTTTATTTGTATCATGAAAGGGAATGAATGTAGTCAGCGGAGGGTCCTCGGCGGGGGAGATAAAAGaggatgtgtgtgggtgtctgtttCCCATCATACCTCAGCACCCATAGCCCATGCAGCTAGCACATGGCGGCAGAAGTTGAGCTTGCCAGGCTTCATCTTGTCATCACAGGAGCCGCTGTAGTTTGGAACGTCGCGGATATCCGGAGAACATTCAAACACTTCCATGTGATGCACGATGGCCTCGTTACCTGGAGTTATCACTGACTCATACTGACAGACACCGAGAGAggtggaaaaagaaacaagtgGAAAAGAGAGTCacgttgttttgtgtgtttttaaaagcttcGGCAATATTACTTCCTCAAACAGGTGTATACGTTTATATACCCAATCTACCCAATCTGTgatgtggttgttgtgtctATGCATTTCTTTAGATTGATGCTCTGTCTTGCTAACCCTAGCATTGTGCCTCTTGTTTTTCAGGCCCAGCTGGTAAACAAGGAACAACAATAATGATCATCTAAAACACCCACTCTGCcgtgtgcacacatacactctgtGTTAGAGTCTCCATTTTTAGAGGCATTTGTACCATAACTATGTGGTTCTTGGGCATGTTTTCTGGCAGCTTCTGAATGAAGCACCAGTAGGTGGTCTCTTGATTTGGGATGGTGACATCCCGCGCCAAGACGTCCAGCGTCCGCACGTCTGGAGGCAGGGTGGGCGAGGGCGTGTCGGGCCGCAGCATCAGCACCCTCTGGACGCCAGTGTGGATCCGGGACAGGTTCAGCTGCTCCAACGAGGCAAGCGGTTGATCCAACAGTCCGTAGATGACGTGCACAGTTCCCTCCTGACCGaccaaaacaaccagacaaGAGAGCAGAGCGTGAACGGCAGGAATGTGTATCCAGAATTAATAGTCTCTTTTATTTGGTGGAGATGCGTCCaaggcaaacacagagaacTTTTCATTTCGTCGTCATAGTGATGAGCATTGCTTTTGTGTCTCCAACTTTGAAGTCTGATGTGGTGCCATGGAAACCATAATCATTATAATGAATGCTTCAGTGGAAGTTGAGTATTTTATGTGTACACGTGAAAGCATGAGCTCggtctcatttctttttttatatacactaaagacGGCAGTAAGAATATCACAAAAGCGCAGACacaccctcccacacacacacatggccgccgtgcaaacacacactcatgcagccGTTCTTTAGGTTACACACATGCGTGCACTCAAACACCGCCTTTCCCGCCTTCCCACCACCTGTGAACTGTCATGTTCAGTCAGCTCAGGATTGACAGACGTTATTTTGGCTTTGAGGCTGCATGTAACATATAATTCAACAGGTGTGCTTGTCCTGTACATGTGCtcaggtggagaggaggaggaaatccAGCTGGAAGCAGTCAGACACTGTGTGCAGAGCACCTCTCATACAGGTTAGTgcagttcaaagtgcttcacaggttctaagacagcagagaggaagatgagaactTTTTGAATGTCTGCAAACtgaagatacacacacacacacacacacacacacacagagagagtgaaaaaggaCTTCACACACCTCTATGAGGTAGTCTCTGGGATCGCAGGTACTGAATGGTCTTTTGAAGAGCAGGTGGAATCCGTCAGGTGTCTGTTTGGCTTCAATTAACTCGTAGTCTTGTTGGCTGTCCAGTGAAACGTGACCCTCGCTGTCGCTCCACGCGTCCTGagggagaacacacacacttcgacGAGTCAAACCTGGAAACAGGATAAACTCGTTGTGCTCTTAAAGATGTCAGATAACTTAGACAATGCACATAGAAGGTTAACTAATGAACTAATTTAAGGGAAACAGCAGTTCCCTGTTAAAAACgggtgctgttggtgctgttgggTGTAGAGGAGCTCTTCATCCAGCCATTACTGACACATCTCAGGGCTGGAGAGTGGAGGGATcatcacacacagatacaaacctcagaaaaaaaaatcacatagaTCATAGAGAAAAATAACCAGTAGTTTGAGAGAAAGTTTGAGACACAAAAGAATGTTTTTGTgctgaaatgtcacttttctAACAAACGACAGCTAGAGGAAAAATAATGCTGCAGCCGTTTGTGTTAAAATGAGCACAAAGCTGCTGTGGACGGTTTCACTGTGGACGGTTTCACTGTGgactgtttcactgtggacTGTTTCTCAGTGGACTGTGGTGCCGTACAAGGAATCAGTGAAACTGGGGAGGCTTACGTTGTGAAACCTTCCCAACCTTATGTACAAGACGACTCCGCTTCTGTGCCAGGAGGCTTTGCAACAGCTCATTCTATCCACTCCTGTTATGTTTCTCACATTCATATCTGTCCAGAATAGCACCTAAgatctctctctttatttccgtctccctccctgtccctcttATGTAACTGTTCTACACTAACTGCAAAGAATCTGAGGCCaaagattttcaaaatataaacCGTACATATAAATCTAAAAACTCAGTGTGCAGTGTGGGTTAAGTGCAGTCACTTAATTAGTGTTGGTATCTTTAAGAAAAAGATTAAAGGATGAGTCCACATTGCATCAACAtgtgtttttccctctccaGCCTCACATtgtgtgttaaaaaaagaaaaagatgcctgactttgtttctttgcttcTGTGGAAATTGTTTCCTCACTActggtggagagaaagagggaattCTGTAGTGAAATGACTGTAACGTTAGAGGTTAAAGAGGTTAAAGGCTGATTTGTCTTactcagacagaggaggaaccCGATCACCTTCGTTAGAATCGCTTTATATCCTCAAGGCCAGCGTGGAGAGCAGCGACACTTACtttgatttaaaacattaatacatcgtgtgtgtgagcatgtggtTATCATTTTCAAATTTGAAGCTATCCTCTGCTGCTTTAGGTCCCCATGGGGAGTCATGTTTCCCACCTGCTTGTCCATCTGAGAATTCCTGAAGGTGTCCAGACACTGTGAGTATTTCTCCTGCTAAATAATGTACATACCTTTAAAGTCACACCTAACCCGacagaagagggagagatgtcTCCATGTCTCTGGTATAAATGGGGCTTAGGATTCAAGTCTCCATGGACTGATCTGAATACTTGATGTAAAAAGAAATCCATGAACTAGAGCATATCTGCCTGCTTTTGTGataagcagtgtgtgtgtgtgtgtgttgtagctcTGCAGTGACCTTTCTTCTGCTCGTAGTTTTGCTCTCTTGAGAGACGACAGACGGATGTAACAAAGGGAGGAAGACGGAGCGATAGCAGGGAGATCAGTTTAGCTGGAAAATACTTTTCAGGGATGTGAGTGTTTATCATTATCATGGATTGATTGTGAACTGCAGGGATATGCTGCAGAGGGATTTAGGAAACTTAAAGGGAAACTAGGCTGAGGTCTGAGATGAGAtagaaattaaagctgcagtaggCAGGATGAACACAACTCCAATCACACGCTAAGCCCCTCCCACCAAACAGCGTACCAAACGTGACGTGTCGCTGGGTTTGGAGCAAAAACATCAAGGTTGTAACGAACTAGCAAACAAGAGCTAGTTGGTAATAACCGCTACAGCGTCATAACGTCTGCAAGCAGAGCGAGGgagccagctgctgctgtttgtgcagAGTCGCTGTGATCGACTGTTTCCATGCTGGCTAACCCTGACTGGTTGTTTGATTTGGACAGTAAATACCAACGAGCGAGCATTCACAGACAAGTCAGTAACATACAAAGGTCAAAATGGGTGTTTTCATCtaaattataatgaaataatattgcttactgcagctttaatgtgagGGTCCATGCTACTGCTTCTGCTACTTTAATTACATGAATTTAATTTGGTAAAAGATAATCATAAAGCAccaaaatgcagaaaaataaaccaaaccatCCATCGCTCCCAGCCTTCCTGAAACTCTGATGTGCATCAGTAGCCTTCCTGAGAGCCGTCTCTGCAGTCCCTCTGGCCTCAGATCGAATCACAGCAGAGATTCCCAGCTAAGATTTCTTATTTAATATCTGCTGAAAAACtcaataaaattacaaatacagTTGACTgccctttctctgttttaagaAAAATGTCTATTCCAATCCCAGAGATATCAGTCAGCATCAAAATAAACTGTGCATGGCTCCACCACCCTGAAGATTAATGGTCTTTATGATTAAAAAAGACTGAACTGGTTTACTGAAAGGTTTAAAATGCCTTTATTTAAATGCACTGATGGGAGGAACTACTTATCACTACGCCTGTAGCTGTGAGTGACTGTTCAGTGCGGTGGAGCGATACGCCTCATGTTTTATAGAAGAAAAGAGATGAGTGATGTGATAGACGGTGGTTTGGTTGTCATTAAAGAACAAATTGGGCTCCTTGTGCTTTACTTTACATTAACCCCGCCCGTCTCTCTGCGATGAAACGGGCAGaaaaaaaccacagaagaagacagatTAACTATTTATTTGCTGATGGCTTTCACCatagtttttaaattataaatactCTGACAAGCCAGAAGCTGCTTCTGGTGAAAAATGTCACCCATttaccaaccaatcagatcagAGATCAGAGTTACTAATTAATACCACTAAGAGTATCCGTTTAATTAGTAATGACCCTGTTTTCTCACTAACATTTCCACATAAACCCTTTGAACAACATGCAAATGAAGCAGAATTTAAATGGggtttttatacatttcaggAGAAGAAACTCTTTTGTGTGGCAGAATGAAAATGAGGCATTTTACACGTCTTAATCACTGCAGGATTCAATTTTGATATGCTAATATCTGCTAATGATTCCAAGATGAACTTCAGCTATTAGTGCAATCCGACTGATTTCCAATTAGCAGAGGCCGATAACATCCTTTGTGACTGTGAGATCATGAAGCAAGCCGTCGGCCGGCTCCTCGTCCAGAAACACCAATCTCACACCCCAGGGACCACATGCAGGTGAGGAAAAGCCTCCACTCCTTAAGGTCTGTCGTGTCTCCCCCTGCATTCCCCCTTCCTCTGCTGCTACTACCTTTTtccttactgtgtatttatttcatttaactgtctatctatctatcaatgtTGATCATATAGAGATAAAACTGGAAGAGACAATGAGAAAGTGATCCTTCTtgtctattttttaaaaatgtaaacctCCAGATTTTATCAAAATCAATGATTTGGAAGATTGTTCACATTCCTGGGCTGCTTACCCCAAAGTAGCTGTTAGTCCCAGAGCTCCACAGCACCACCAGGTCAGCGTTGGTCAGCTCCCCGCGGTCGGACATCCCCAGGAGCACGCCGTGTCTCAGCTCTGCAACCCTCAGCTCCATGTAAACCTCCTGCTGAGCGTAGCTGATGTTCCAGGCCAGCTGGAGCTCCCCGCGCGGGTCAAGGGGCACGCGGAAGGGCATGGGGAGAGGCGGGAGAGGGCTGGAGGGGCTCAATTTAAGGCCGGACAGTTCGACAGCGTTGGTGGGCGCCTGATAAGAAGCcaccaggatgaccatcagagCAGCCAGGGCGGTGAAGTACATGATGGTGACGTCTTTGAGGCGAAGGTTCTTATTGAAGATCCTCATCACCACAATCACAGACCTCAGTCTTCTACCtggactgatttttttttttctttttggctttcCACCACTCGTTTGTCTCTCAGTCCTCAGTGTCTCCAGCCAGAGCTGATCTGGAGTTCGATCCGAAGAGTTTTCCTCCAGTAACAATGCTGTACTTCTGGAACAACTCTCCAAAGTCAGACACTCTGGTTCTGTTCGCCTcgtcagctctgctctgctctctggcCTCAGTGGACTCAGCTTCTCCTTTGCAGTGGTCAGGTGTTTATTCTTCCCTTCACATGCCCTCTATCCTCTCAGGCCCTCAGTTTTCTGATAAGTCTGACAGTTTTGTTGGGTATCACCAACtttccagtctctctgtttctgtgggttctgtctctttcctctgagaagctgctccgtctctctccgTCTTGTCCCCCTCCCTGCTTTTTAAGAGACTCCTCCCTTGCGAGTTGTCTGTTTTTATCCATCCTAATGGCATTACATTTGTTGAGGGAAATTGGATTGTATCCTTTAAGCCCTGGAGTCAACCATGATTCTGCACATCTGCCAGCCCCTAATTGATCCAAATTCACCCATGGACATTATCAACGACAATCGGCTTAGACGAACTAAACTTTATTGCTCGCTCcgtctctgcctctttctgctTTGCTGGGCATGCATCAAACcttttcttgtatattttcctgACAAAAAGAGTTCCACACATTATGCCTCTCACCTGGCTGGCTGTATATTTGCTTCAAAGAGGATTTAGGGGGCAGTGAGCTCTTTGAGGAGGCATAAACAAGGCATTAATGCATTTGGCCCTTTCCTTAACCCGCCGCCGAAGGCTGCAGAAGACCTAATCGAACTGCCAATTATGGCTTTCAAAAGCAAGACGGACACATTCAGGTTGGCTTCAAAGGTTAGCAAAGCCCCCGTAGAAAAGTGTGTTCCGCTGAGTGTTTGTGCTTGGTGAGAAATCGGTCAGTTACAGTGGACAAATGGATTTTAATGGATTTAAAGTGGAAATGAATCACTGCTCCCGGCCGTCTGCACACATTTAAGAATCaatacagtgtaaaaatattacACACATGGAGTAATAACACATTGTAGACaatcaaaatgtagaaaatcaaAATTAATTCAAATCTATCTAACACATATACCGTTGATAGAGTTCTCCATACACAGTAAAGTGctgacagcaaaacacaaacacaggaataaaaccaacaaatcagaacaac from Pempheris klunzingeri isolate RE-2024b chromosome 19, fPemKlu1.hap1, whole genome shotgun sequence includes:
- the dbh gene encoding dopamine beta-hydroxylase yields the protein MRIFNKNLRLKDVTIMYFTALAALMVILVASYQAPTNAVELSGLKLSPSSPLPPLPMPFRVPLDPRGELQLAWNISYAQQEVYMELRVAELRHGVLLGMSDRGELTNADLVVLWSSGTNSYFGDAWSDSEGHVSLDSQQDYELIEAKQTPDGFHLLFKRPFSTCDPRDYLIEEGTVHVIYGLLDQPLASLEQLNLSRIHTGVQRVLMLRPDTPSPTLPPDVRTLDVLARDVTIPNQETTYWCFIQKLPENMPKNHIVMYESVITPGNEAIVHHMEVFECSPDIRDVPNYSGSCDDKMKPGKLNFCRHVLAAWAMGAEAFYYPPDAGLPMGGPGSSRFLRLEVHYHNPLLISGRGDSSGIRLHYTPSLRRYDAGIVELGLVYTPIMAVPPKQHSFYLSGYCTSKCTQTALPPGGIYIFASQLHTHLAGRGVRTVLVRGGKELEVVQEDQHFSTHYQTIRVLRKMVNVLPGDVLITKCTYNTEDRSKPTVGGFGIMDEMCVNYIHYYPRTKLELCKTHVDPEYLQKYFHFINRFHGNDQCVCGEVRVTEQYSQLHWDAFTGEVLDSLYSTAPISMHCNQSTARLFPGDWDRQPVPTVTSTLEKPRYPCEGGALPTSRPLTPPA